A genomic region of Cannabis sativa cultivar Pink pepper isolate KNU-18-1 chromosome 1, ASM2916894v1, whole genome shotgun sequence contains the following coding sequences:
- the LOC115706712 gene encoding cytochrome P450 CYP72A219, with protein sequence MEVSSVFSLCAKLLGIVITVTWILRAVNWVWLRPKRLEKCLRKQGLKGTPYRFLFGDLRESFKMIKEARSKPINLSDDVVPRIFPFVLDTVNNYGKDSFMWIGPTPRVHITNPENIKDVFMKIGDFPKPHSNPLVELLAKGLASYDGHKWAKHRKIINPAFHMEKIKHMVPAFYVSCNEMLTKWEQLMVKQNGSDKECGEIDVWPYLQNMTGDVISRTAFGSSYEEAKNLFELQKEQAELAIKAIQNVYIPGWRFVPTKLNRRMQQIDCQVQTLLKELINKREKAMKAGEAPNDDLLGILMESNFKEIKEHGNNKNVGMSIKDVIEECKLFYFAGQETTSVLLNWTMIMLSRFPHWQARARDEVLQVFGDNSPDFDGLAHLKVVTMILYEVLRLYPPVILLVRRVHKQTQLGSLTLPAGVQVSLPTILVHYDTELWGEDAKEFKPERFAEGVSKATKGQVSFFPFAWGPRICVGQNFALNEAKMAMALILQRFTFELSPSYAHAPATVITLQPQYGAHLIIHKRN encoded by the exons ATGGAGGTCTCATCTGTTTTTTCACTATGTGCTAAATTACTGGGCATAGTCATAACTGTGACATGGATTTTGAGAGCTGTGAACTGGGTATGGTTGAGGCCTAAAAGGCTTGAAAAGTGCCTTAGAAAACAAGGTCTTAAGGGCACCCCTTACAGGTTTCTGTTTGGAGACTTGAGAGAGAGCTTTAAGATGATCAAAGAGGCAAGGTCCAAACCCATCAATCTCTCAGACGACGTCGTTCCACGGATTTTCCCTTTTGTCCTTGACACAGTCAACAATTATg GCAAAGATTCATTTATGTGGATTGGACCAACACCAAGAGTACACATCACAAACCCAGAAAACATAAAAGACGTTTTCATGAAGATAGGTGATTTTCCCAAACCACATTCTAATCCACTCGTAGAGTTGCTTGCAAAGGGTCTAGCAAGTTATGATGGCCACAAATGGGCCAAACATAGAAAGATTATCAATCCAGCTTTCCATATGGAGAAGATaaag CATATGGTTCCAGCATTCTATGTAAGCTGCAATGAAATGTTAACGAAATGGGAGCAATTAATGGTGAAGCAGAATGGAAGTGATAAAGAATGTGGTGAGATAGATGTGTGGCCTTACCTTCAAAATATGACTGGAGACGTCATTTCTCGAACTGCTTTCGGGAGTAGCTATGAAGAAGCTAAGAACCTTTTCGAGCTCCAAAAAGAACAAGCTGAACTTGCTATTAAAGCTATACAAAATGTCTATATTCCCGGATGGAG ATTTGTGCCAACTAAGTTGAACAGGAGGATGCAACAAATTGACTGTCAAGTGCAAACTCTTTTAAAGGAATTGATCAATAAAAGAGAGAAGGCAATGAAAGCCGGAGAAGCTCCCAACGATGACTTGTTAGGCATACTAATGGAGTCCAATTTCaaagaaattaaagaacatgGGAACAACAAGAATGTTGGAATGAGTATTAAAGATGTAATTGAGGAATGTAAGTTGTTTTACTTTGCTGGCCAAGAGACCACCTCTGTCTTACTCAATTGGACAATGATCATGTTAAGTAGGTTTCCTCATTGGCAAGCTCGCGCTAGAGATGAGGTTTTGCAAGTCTTTGGTGATAATAGTCCGGATTTTGATGGCCTAGCACACCTCAAAGTT GTTACTATGATTTTGTACGAAGTTTTAAGGCTTTATCCGCCTGTAATTTTGCTGGTTCGAAGAGTGCACAAGCAGACACAACTTGGGAGTTTGACATTACCAGCAGGAGTACAAGTGTCATTACCAACTATCCTTGTTCACTATGATACTGAGTTATGGGGAGAAGATGCCAAGGAGTTCAAGCCAGAGAGGTTTGCAGAAGGAGTTTCCAAGGCCACCAAGGGCCAAGTGTCATTTTTTCCCTTTGCCTGGGGGCCTCGGATTTGCGTAGGTCAAAATTTTGCCTTGAATGAAGCCAAAATGGCCATGGCCTTGATTCTACAACGCTTCACTTTTGAGCTTTCACCCTCCTATGCTCATGCTCCTGCAACTGTTATTACTCTTCAGCCACAATATGGTGCTCACTTAATTATACATAAAcgtaattaa